A part of Halictus rubicundus isolate RS-2024b chromosome 4, iyHalRubi1_principal, whole genome shotgun sequence genomic DNA contains:
- the LOC143353885 gene encoding uncharacterized protein LOC143353885 produces MTRVGTCGKLPGGRRMILIAVFLAFNALVATERTDQCRSKTDEQLIWQYDVRRSYRIGGYQEVEADYGPTGATITCIEVDSLSEEDNDAMWVTSGGIGHNFIRIKFRSKYSRGLHYKVYVYGMPH; encoded by the exons ATGACTCGAGTGGGAACTTGCGGGAAGTTGCCCGGTGGAAGGAGGATGATCCTAATCGCGGTGTTCCTCGCGTTCAACGCACTCGTCGCGACTGAGAGAACGGACCAGTGCCGTTCAAAGACGGACGAGCAGCTTATCTGGCAGTACGACGTCAGAAGATCGTACAGGATCGGCGGGTATCAA GAAGTAGAGGCGGACTATGGACCTACCGGTGCAACCATAACTTGCATAGAAGTCGATTCCCTGTCGGAAGAGGACAACGACGCCATGTGGGTGACTTCCGGCGGGATTGGCCACAATTTCATCCGCATTAAATTCAGATCGAAGTACTCCAGAGGACTTCACTATAAAGTCTACGTCTACGGAATGCCTCACTGA
- the LOC143353308 gene encoding uncharacterized protein LOC143353308 — protein MSNSTKTNRAFGNTRDTGTQTHDSDTMLDIERLQEQVNLLTLEIDRLRKHSPGEPSVATESTPRSVRIRAKQTSHNIQLTPKGNNSIIIRGCSCKGQCDSKKCGCVKKNASCGELCKCKSSVCQNQERNGEEQNKENLENIEVAPVAAKKINNKNLVNVAPHKSLFSPDTTIVSSTPTLAECILSPVEFRNPKKLFMSDPEEGTSPQKKNSKNPISQKRGRRKKNLEVDSDKTKHLSWEKEIQKNDHANSNGRGADLKKDVEEEDPKPTGYQEKEMHTQTLDDSFNPMKPKYELPRTPTNGKSLVESKTNPSSSIPTPNMMQKEEELQVPGESYQAEVNWEEYQAQLVACNKCSRKFHPSRIQRHQACCKKV, from the exons ATGTCGAACTCAACGAAGACAAACCG GGCTTTTGGTAACACGAGAGACACAGGAACACAGACCCATGACAGCGATACAATGTTAGATATAGAACGCTTGCAGGAACAAGTGAACCTTCTCACTCTTGAAATCGATCGTTTGAGGAAACACAGCCCTGGAGAACCATCAGTAGCCACAGAAAGTACTCCCAGATCTGTTAGGATTAGGGCTAAGCAAACGAGTCACAATATACAACTCACACCAAAAGGGAATAATTCCATAATAATACGTGGGTGTTCCTGTAAAGGGCAATGCGACTCAAAAAAGTGTGGTTGTGTGAAAAAGAATGCTTCATGTGGGGAACTGTGCAAGTGTAAGAGTTCCGTTTGTCAGAATCAG GAAAGAAACGGCGAGGAAcagaacaaagaaaatttggagAATATCGAAGTAGCCCCGGTTGCagctaaaaaaataaataataaaaatttggtcAATGTTGCTCCTCACAAAAGTCTCTTCAGTCCAGATACTACAATAGTTTCCTCAACGCCTACACTAGCAGAATGTATACTTTCCCCTGTGGAATTCAGGAATCCTAAGAAATTATTCATGTCTGATCCAGAAGAAGGAACATCACCACAAAAAAAGAACTCTAAAAACCCTATTAGTCAAAAGAGAGGCAGACGGAAGAAGAATCTTGAGGTGGATAGTGATAAAACAAAACATCTAAGCTGGGAAAAAGAAATACAAAAGAATGATCATGCAAATTCCAATG GTAGGGGAgcagatttaaaaaaagatgTTGAAGAAGAAGATCCAAAGCCAACTGGTTATCAAGAAAAAGAGATGCATACTCAAACACTTGAT GACAGCTTCAACCCTATGAAGCCTAAATACGAGCTACCAAGGACACCGACCAATGGCAAAAGCTTGGTTGAGTCTAAAACTAATCCTTCATCATCGATTCCAACTCCCAATATGATGCAGAAAGAAGAAGAACTGCAAGTCCCTGGAG AGTCCTATCAAGCCGAAGTCAATTGGGAAGAGTATCAGGCTCAACTTGTCGCGTGCAATAAATGCAGCAGGAAGTTCCATCCGAGTCGAATACAAAGGCACCAAGCCTGCTGCAAGAAAGTGTGA
- the LOC143353309 gene encoding uncharacterized protein LOC143353309 has translation MPACTSENISRVWSSSPPISRSNSVSPPIPSSPLSTSPPSVSPLSTLKRLPSSSSSSNVFNGPSLTQAPGSSFASLVSKRHQQPHPQPHLQQGGSSYNSQPAESQPHNRHEPLLFRLLEAYFSALLGIVRGVISLVSCAIWAPALWVSVWVHIIWAIFQLPLAALKWFITVLHTPASERVRSKRCVLISGGSTVQTVHLARNFYKAGARVVVCELDGLFGLAKYSTACSKFYTIPKPGPGNAVEYIKALKDIVQREKAVYYIPVSASNTAYYDALAKPHLEHMGCECFVPGASEVAFLDDPLELLRRCRALALATPQHFVLRCLDDVSRLYEQNAFATGRYLMLAAGPAGMRDRAKTVIPPTVREFRHQQHEISESKPWVVVRDPSGKHYITCTTVKESRIVANVTCSIDEEQGLIPEERLDVTQWLDRFFGASFNGRINGHLSFRLAFTEEGDLVPIGCRVGVSLPYICHTGVHPRLVWKPCRHFSRQNSGALATVDRYLLPDAVASALNLPAGAIAPHLLGTVLDKREALFAYWDPLPYCAYYHLQLPFRRLAGMIRAQPVQHNPPPGVVQ, from the coding sequence ATGCCAGCCTGCACGAGCGAGAACATCTCGAGGGTCTGGTCCTCGAGTCCACCGATCTCGAGAAGCAACAGCGTGTCACCGCCCATACCGAGCTCACCGTTATCAACATCACCGCCGTCGGTGTCTCCGCTGTCCACGTTGAAGAGGTTGCCATCCAGTTCTTCGAGCTCGAACGTCTTCAACGGCCCTAGCCTGACGCAGGCTCCGGGATCATCCTTCGCGAGCTTGGTGTCCAAGCGCCATCAGCAACCGCATCCTCAACCCCATCTTCAACAGGGTGGTTCGTCTTATAACTCTCAGCCCGCGGAGAGTCAGCCCCACAACCGGCACGAGCCTCTGCTCTTCAGGCTGCTGGAAGCTTACTTCAGCGCGTTGCTGGGGATTGTCCGAGGGGTGATCAGCCTGGTCAGCTGCGCGATTTGGGCGCCGGCGCTGTGGGTGTCGGTCTGGGTGCACATAATATGGGCGATCTTCCAGCTACCGTTGGCCGCGCTGAAGTGGTTCATCACGGTGCTGCACACCCCGGCGTCGGAGAGGGTGCGCAGCAAACGTTGCGTTCTGATCAGCGGCGGTAGCACCGTGCAGACGGTCCACCTGGCCCGGAACTTCTACAAAGCCGGGGCTCGTGTGGTGGTCTGCGAGCTGGACGGGCTGTTCGGGCTGGCCAAGTACTCGACCGCGTGCTCCAAGTTCTACACGATCCCGAAACCGGGCCCGGGGAACGCGGTCGAGTACATCAAGGCGTTGAAGGACATCGTGCAGAGGGAGAAGGCGGTCTACTACATCCCGGTCAGCGCCAGCAACACGGCTTACTACGACGCCTTGGCGAAACCGCATCTCGAACATATGGGCTGCGAGTGTTTCGTCCCCGGGGCCAGCGAGGTCGCTTTCCTGGACGATCCTCTGGAGCTGCTGCGAAGGTGTCGGGCTCTCGCCCTGGCCACGCCTCAGCATTTCGTGTTACGTTGCCTGGACGACGTCTCGAGGCTCTACGAGCAGAACGCGTTCGCCACCGGGAGGTACCTGATGCTGGCCGCGGGCCCGGCCGGCATGAGAGACAGGGCCAAGACAGTGATTCCGCCAACGGTTCGCGAATTCCGTCATCAGCAGCACGAGATCAGCGAGAGCAAGCCGTGGGTGGTGGTACGGGACCCCAGCGGGAAGCATTACATCACCTGTACCACGGTGAAGGAGTCCAGGATCGTGGCGAACGTGACCTGTTCGATCGACGAGGAACAAGGTTTGATTCCGGAAGAGCGGTTGGATGTCACGCAATGGCTGGACAGGTTCTTCGGGGCATCGTTCAATGGGCGCATCAACGGACACTTGAGCTTTAGATTGGCTTTCACCGAGGAGGGAGACCTGGTGCCCATAGGGTGCCGAGTGGGCGTCAGTCTGCCCTATATCTGTCACACGGGCGTGCATCCTCGGCTGGTCTGGAAACCTTGCAGACACTTTTCCAGGCAGAATTCCGGGGCTCTAGCTACGGTGGACAGGTATCTGTTGCCCGATGCTGTGGCCAGCGCTCTGAATCTGCCTGCCGGAGCGATCGCTCCTCATCTGTTGGGCACTGTGCTGGATAAACGGGAGGCTCTCTTCGCTTACTGGGACCCGCTACCTTATTGCGCTTATTATCATCTTCAGCTGCCATTCAGACGGCTGGCTGGCATGATCAGGGCCCAGCCGGTGCAGCATAACCCGCCGCCGGGAGTGGTGCAGTAA